One Mesotoga infera genomic window, AGAGATTTGAAGTTCCTCCTGTTGCTTTTTTTCAGAATAATCTCGAAGTTACCGAGCTTATAATTCAGCATATTATGAATGAAATGGGACAATCGGTCGGCAATTCTCTTCTTGATCTATATAGCGGTATTGGAACCTTCTCGATCACAATCGGGAATCAGATGAAGAAGGTCACGTCAGTAGAGTCGAATCCCGTTTCGGTGAAGGCACTCAAAGCCAACGCTAATCTTAATGGAATGTTCGGTATCGATCTCGTTATGAATGACGTCGTGGACTTCTTGAAATCAAATGAGAGGCAGTTTTCGACTGTTATTCTAGATCCTCCCAGAGCCGGTGTGGGTGATGGTATTAGACTTCTAGAAAAGGTTAAGCCCTCTCGAATCTTCTATGTCTCTTGTGACCCTGCAACTCTGGCAAGAGATACCGCGAAGCTCATAGAGTCAGGCTATGAAATCTCTTCGGTAAAGGCCTTCGACATGTTTCCCCAGACCTGGCACGTTGAAACGGTTTGTCTGCTTGAGAGAAGATAGGTACCGACAAAGAGGCCTTATGAAGCGGATAACCAGAGAGCTGGGTCCTTTCTGATTTTGGAAAAGGAAGTGCCCGCAATTATTTGGGAAAGATGATAGGCCTGAAGATTGAGAACCATGGTAATGAGCCGCACCTATTAAGCTGAAGATCTCTTGGTAGAACTCAACAGATCCGTCTAGAAGATCTATCAGAAGTGACTGCGAATCTCGCAGAGTGAGATGGACGGAAGTCAGATAGAAGAAGCATTCGATATACTGAGTCAGAATCAACCGTTGTTAAGTGAGCAAGACAATGAGTGGTCGACCAACGGATTGAACAGCACTCCATCTGAGAATCTTGTTTCAGTAACTATCTCGACTATGACGCATACGAAGAGATTAATTCATGCGGCTGTTGCACCTTTTCTGGGGCTTCGACTCCGCAGGAAGAGATCTACTAAGCAACGAACATCTTGGGGAAACTATCAACCCTGTTGCAAATTGCAATCGCAAGAAGACAATGCTGGGGGAGATGATAGGCGACTGGGTGAAAATCGTGGAGGTCAGGTGCCCCAGTCAAGAGCAGAGTTTCTTACATAGAAGAGAGTAAGAATGCCGATATCCTTCTGAACTTCACTTTCGTGGACCGCTCAATAGCGGTTGACACTTATGTACATAAAGTTCTTAGCAGAATTGGCATACTCAGAGCAAAAGCTCGCGTTGAGATTGCAGACTTAGTGAGTCGGATAATTGCCGACAGTACAGGAAACATGCGCATGAATGGCTATCACAACATGGAATGAAGACATGCAAGTCAAGAAGCCAAAAAAGCGTAGGCAGCTGTATATGTGAGTTGTATTAGCGGGACAATAAGAACACCGCTTCTATCTGAATTCATTCATGAACTTGCCAGGTCGCTCCTGCCTTATTCTTTATGGAAGCTGAGTGAAGAATCTGAGATCCGAGATAGATGGCGAATCGCTCCAATGCGAGTTTTGTCGGATAGCCGCCTCACGAACCTTCACAGCGCAATTCCATCACCCCATTCTGAAGCAAGTTGAGATGGTTATTTGCCTCAAAATGAACCAACTCCAGTCTTTTCGATTTGGGAAAGATTCTTGCCGAAACTTCTGCTATGAATCCTTGTTTTCTGGATAAAAATTCTGGCAAATTGTGATAGTGATTCGACAGCGGGGATCATTACTAGCACAATTCATAAGAAATTCTGATTCATGGTTTTGCTTCTCAGCATTTGTTTGCATGACAGCAATATCTTCAGATACTCGTATCATTATACACATTTGCCAGCCCTTTGGCCTATAATTAGCAGAGGGGATTCCTTGCCTGAAAGGAGACAAGCGATGGCCAGAAGAAGCAGCGGCGGA contains:
- a CDS encoding class I SAM-dependent RNA methyltransferase, whose translation is RFEVPPVAFFQNNLEVTELIIQHIMNEMGQSVGNSLLDLYSGIGTFSITIGNQMKKVTSVESNPVSVKALKANANLNGMFGIDLVMNDVVDFLKSNERQFSTVILDPPRAGVGDGIRLLEKVKPSRIFYVSCDPATLARDTAKLIESGYEISSVKAFDMFPQTWHVETVCLLERR